The genomic DNA AAACCGAGAAGCTGTGGGAAGAAAACCCGCAGCTGCCCCTCCACGAAGGCTTTTTCAACGCCACGCAGCTGCTATACACAGCTTACAATGGCAAGTTTCCGCACCCGCAGGCGGTCGAGTTCAAGGTTAAAATTACGGCCCCTACCCCCTCCGATTTGGCCGTGTTCGACCAAGAGCCGGCGGCACCGCTGCTGCGCCTGCTGGCCCAGGGCCTCACCGACCACGCGCTGCTGCACCGCTTGTTTAGCGAGCAGCTGGCGGGCGGCGACTTTGCCGAGGCACCGTCCATTTTGTGGCAGCTCACGCCTAGCGATAAAACCGCTGATAGCGTGGTGTTTAACGTTATCAGCTCCGATTATTGGCTGGAAGAGTTCAAGTATGCCGACACGTATGAGGCGACGCTGCCGGACGCGTAGGTAAGAATCGTCGCTCTTCGGGGCGTCTCACTCCCGGCCGCGAAGCCGCCTACCCCCTCCTCTGATGCCTACCCGCCGTCATTTTCTAACCGGCTCGGCCGCCGGCCTGGCTCTGCTCTCTATGCGCCCCTACCCCGCCGCGGCGGCCCGCACCTACACCAACCCGGTGATGCGCCGTGATTTTCCCGATCCCTCCGTGCTGCGGCACGGTGGGCATTACTACGGCTTTGGCACCACCGGCCGGGGCCGCACACCCGATGGCCGCATTTTCACGCTACTCACTTCGGACAACCTGGTGGACTGGCGGCCGCTGGGCGGGGCCCTTACCCCCCCGCCGGGCAGCGAAGAATTTGATTTCTGGGCACCCGAAGTTGTTGAGCACCAGGGTACGTTTTATATGTACTATTCGCGGGGCGGCGGGGCCATTGGGGCCACGGTGGGCCACCAGCTGCACGTGGCCACCAGCCAGCGGCCGGAGGGGCCATACACCGAAATCGCGGCCCTGCCGGTGGCCGACAGCCAGTTTACCATTGACGCCCACGCTTTTCAAGATACTGATGGCCAGTGGTATCTGTTCTACGCCCGCGACTTCACCGATACCGACGACGGCTACTACCCCGGCACTGGGCTGGTGGTGGATAAGCTGGTGAGCA from Hymenobacter psoromatis includes the following:
- a CDS encoding glycoside hydrolase, which translates into the protein MRPYPAAAARTYTNPVMRRDFPDPSVLRHGGHYYGFGTTGRGRTPDGRIFTLLTSDNLVDWRPLGGALTPPPGSEEFDFWAPEVVEHQGTFYMYYSRGGGAIGATVGHQLHVATSQRPEGPYTEIAALPVADSQFTIDAHAFQDTDGQWYLFYARDFTDTDDGYYPGTGLVVDKLVSMTQLAGQSRTVLRARHTWTLFEANRTMPLYGNRTFAQWHTLEGPFTRLHDGKYYCFFSGANFLTDRYGVDYCVAEHIMGPYADSGSDAGARVLHSVPGHVRGPGHHCHTMSPDGRTEYLVYHAWNAAMTERELCIDKLAWTKEGPRCLGPTYTPQPLPG